A section of the Microbacterium forte genome encodes:
- a CDS encoding phosphotransferase: MGRSPFTLAAAVTAALPGAEVTGARALSADGDGRFDSAVATLADGRELAIRVADDDETSRELAAEALALRALTAGARAMLPFRAPEYIGETRLADAHALVTELLPGFQIEAAMVPAGRGAAESMGAAIAAVHALPTSVVRGAGLTTRSAQESRDELARLVDAAASTGRVPARLTVRWRDAIADDDLWRFESTVVLGGVQSTSFIFRDDPELGPEVTGLVGWHSLAVGDPAIDLSWLSTAPDAADDVHASYARAADRGPDAALEVRARLLAELEFARWLVHGDSLHRPDIVDDAAALLEALADGLHSDDLGVIASRNEGVESALDALDRVPSSAVSGVDTSMQTDAYNPDDLWRDDSDAQSTSDLSETADAAHRLQVGGLETEDLSGVRDQLSEDRGAEQRTTGDAHHADKPEKADGSDEGSPEDEAQRAARAALQRWKSSGSE; this comes from the coding sequence ATGGGACGCTCTCCATTCACTCTAGCCGCGGCGGTGACTGCCGCACTGCCCGGCGCCGAGGTGACCGGGGCGCGCGCGCTCAGTGCCGACGGCGACGGCCGCTTCGACTCCGCCGTCGCCACGCTCGCCGACGGACGCGAGCTCGCGATCCGCGTGGCAGACGACGACGAGACCTCTCGGGAGCTCGCCGCCGAGGCCCTCGCCCTCAGAGCGCTGACGGCCGGTGCGCGGGCGATGCTGCCCTTCAGAGCTCCCGAGTACATCGGCGAGACCCGGCTGGCGGACGCACACGCACTGGTGACCGAGCTGCTTCCCGGTTTCCAGATCGAAGCCGCGATGGTGCCAGCGGGCCGGGGCGCCGCCGAATCGATGGGCGCGGCGATCGCCGCCGTCCACGCGCTCCCCACGTCGGTCGTGCGCGGCGCCGGTCTGACCACACGGTCTGCTCAGGAGAGTCGCGACGAACTCGCTCGACTCGTCGACGCCGCCGCATCGACCGGGCGCGTCCCCGCTCGACTCACGGTGAGGTGGCGCGACGCCATCGCCGACGACGACCTCTGGCGTTTCGAATCGACGGTCGTGCTGGGTGGAGTGCAGTCCACCTCGTTCATCTTCCGCGACGACCCGGAGCTCGGCCCCGAGGTCACCGGACTCGTCGGGTGGCATTCGCTGGCTGTGGGCGACCCGGCGATCGACCTCTCGTGGCTGTCGACCGCCCCTGATGCCGCAGATGACGTCCACGCGTCGTATGCTCGTGCCGCCGATCGCGGCCCGGACGCAGCACTCGAGGTGCGCGCTCGGCTGCTCGCCGAGCTCGAGTTCGCCCGCTGGCTGGTGCATGGGGACTCGCTGCACCGACCCGACATCGTCGACGATGCCGCCGCTCTCCTCGAGGCGCTCGCAGACGGACTGCACAGCGACGATCTCGGCGTGATCGCATCGCGCAACGAGGGTGTCGAGTCTGCTCTCGATGCGCTCGACCGGGTTCCGTCGAGCGCCGTCTCCGGGGTCGACACATCGATGCAGACCGACGCGTACAACCCGGACGACCTCTGGCGCGACGACAGCGACGCCCAGAGCACGAGCGATCTCAGTGAGACGGCGGATGCCGCCCATCGCCTCCAGGTGGGTGGCCTCGAGACCGAGGACCTGTCCGGGGTGCGCGACCAGCTCTCGGAAGACCGCGGTGCGGAGCAGCGCACGACCGGCGATGCTCATCATGCCGACAAGCCCGAGAAGGCGGATGGCTCCGACGAGGGGTCGCCGGAAGATGAAGCTCAGCGGGCCGCCCGAGCAGCGCTCCAGCGCTGGAAGAGCTCCGGCTCGGAGTAG
- a CDS encoding UvrD-helicase domain-containing protein: protein MTAWTGAGHGISALDVAAALGLPAPTEAQQRVIESPPAPALVVAGAGSGKTETMAGRVVWLVANGHVRRDQILGLTFTRKAAGELAERIGARLALIDEYGRRGLLPHLPEIVASHALDRVSKAANGRQREVVRSQVLDELAQRFGTAGDSAPLSAEDLLIRPKVSTYNAFADGIVREHAARIGRESDVAMLSQAASWMLVRDVVLRADLPELEQIDRSVAGVVDAVQRLAGDSLDHRVDLDRADRIALRQAEAFEPYSSNADVATAVANLRALPALSVLVRDYIAEKERRGVLDFADQVSGAYDIVESSPDVREDLRQQHQVVLLDEYQDTSVIQTQFLARLFRDSAVMAVGDPHQSIYGWRGASADNLHAFARTFSEQETVGNYSLMTSWRNDRSILGVANRILGPLRRPGLDVPPLETRPGAGPGAVEVDFPLTVDEEARAVAEWFAARRAAHDDPAKPHTGAVLFRSKRHMQTFAAALAAQGIPHRILGLGGLLATPEVVDVVSTLRVLHDPTAGSALIRLLVGPRFSVGVADMAALQGLAAELSRRDSGLLPLDDELRKRIRASRGADEALSIIDAVDVLRGLSDDYRLLSGITPEGRSRIRAAGEMLERLRRASSLPLPDMLRLIELELRLDIELAANETRGPARIAATQLRAFTDEVRSFLAADERGTISSLLAWLEKAESTDELVPRPEPPEPGVVQLLTVHGSKGLEWDAVAVVRMVEGELPSRPTDTSGWFGFGVLPFALRGDSAALPTFSWIAPSDEELDPAKRLKAGIASLTSKSKTAPGAITVFKDSYREYQQEEERRLAYVAVTRARSHLLLTGAHWAGQKQPKAPSPYLIEAMEVLGRRPIEPVDPDENPYEGPGATLTWPLDPLGARRGIVESAAAAVRAAAEGDPVASPELVRLLAERAARLHGVDAPPPTRVPASRFKDYVTDFAGTVSSLVRPMPERPYRQTRLGTLFHAWVERRSELVGVGQRVDEALWEVDEDDLSFGESAGGAEVSSADAADLSTLQEIFEASEWGSLKPIAVEIEIDFALGGGALPGDEGHIVICKLDAVYRREDRGGRIEIVDWKTGKAPRTPQEREERMLQLALYRLAYHRRFGVPLDEIDVALYYVADDLVIRGDRVYSEPELFQRWSAARAAR, encoded by the coding sequence GTGACTGCGTGGACGGGAGCGGGGCACGGGATCTCTGCACTGGACGTCGCCGCCGCTCTCGGCCTCCCGGCGCCCACGGAGGCGCAGCAGAGGGTGATCGAATCGCCACCCGCACCTGCGCTCGTGGTCGCGGGAGCGGGCAGCGGCAAGACCGAGACGATGGCCGGTCGCGTCGTCTGGCTCGTCGCGAACGGGCACGTGCGCCGCGATCAGATTCTCGGGCTGACCTTCACCCGCAAGGCCGCCGGTGAGCTCGCCGAGCGGATCGGCGCCAGGCTGGCGCTCATCGACGAATACGGAAGAAGGGGGCTGCTGCCGCACCTTCCCGAGATCGTGGCGAGCCACGCTCTCGATCGCGTGTCGAAAGCAGCGAACGGCCGTCAGCGCGAGGTCGTCCGATCGCAGGTGCTCGATGAACTCGCCCAGCGCTTCGGCACCGCGGGCGACTCGGCCCCCCTGTCGGCCGAGGACCTGCTGATCCGTCCGAAGGTATCGACGTACAACGCATTCGCAGACGGCATCGTGCGCGAGCACGCGGCGCGCATCGGCCGCGAGTCCGACGTCGCGATGCTCAGTCAGGCGGCGTCCTGGATGCTGGTGCGCGACGTCGTGCTGCGCGCCGACCTCCCCGAGCTGGAACAGATAGACCGATCTGTGGCGGGAGTGGTCGATGCGGTGCAGAGGCTGGCCGGTGACTCGCTCGACCACAGGGTCGACCTCGACCGCGCGGACCGGATCGCGCTGCGTCAGGCCGAGGCGTTCGAGCCGTACTCGAGCAATGCGGATGTCGCGACCGCGGTGGCGAATCTTCGCGCTCTTCCCGCTCTGTCGGTGCTGGTCCGCGACTACATCGCCGAGAAGGAACGACGTGGTGTGCTGGACTTCGCCGACCAGGTGAGCGGCGCCTACGACATCGTCGAGTCGTCACCCGATGTGCGCGAAGATCTCCGACAGCAGCATCAGGTCGTGCTGCTCGACGAGTACCAGGACACCTCTGTGATCCAGACGCAGTTCCTCGCACGGCTCTTCCGAGACTCCGCCGTGATGGCGGTGGGCGATCCCCACCAGTCGATCTACGGATGGCGAGGCGCCAGCGCCGACAACCTGCACGCCTTCGCGCGGACCTTCTCCGAGCAGGAGACCGTCGGGAACTACAGTCTGATGACGAGCTGGCGCAACGACCGGAGCATCCTCGGCGTCGCCAACCGCATCCTCGGTCCGCTTCGCAGACCTGGGCTGGACGTGCCGCCCCTCGAGACCCGCCCGGGTGCGGGCCCCGGGGCGGTCGAGGTGGATTTCCCGCTCACGGTCGATGAGGAAGCGCGCGCGGTCGCCGAGTGGTTCGCCGCGCGTCGTGCAGCACACGACGACCCAGCCAAGCCGCACACCGGGGCGGTGCTGTTCAGGTCGAAGCGCCACATGCAGACCTTCGCGGCAGCCCTGGCCGCGCAGGGCATTCCCCACCGGATCCTCGGCCTCGGTGGTCTCCTGGCCACGCCCGAGGTGGTCGATGTCGTCTCGACACTGCGGGTGCTGCACGATCCCACCGCCGGCTCAGCTCTGATCAGACTCCTCGTCGGCCCTCGCTTCTCGGTCGGGGTCGCCGACATGGCCGCGCTGCAGGGGCTTGCAGCGGAGCTCTCGCGGAGAGACAGCGGTCTGCTGCCGTTGGACGACGAACTCCGAAAGCGCATCCGCGCGTCACGAGGCGCGGACGAGGCGCTGTCCATCATCGACGCCGTCGATGTGCTCCGCGGCCTCAGCGATGACTACCGCCTTCTGTCGGGCATCACACCGGAGGGTCGCTCTCGCATACGCGCAGCGGGGGAGATGCTCGAACGTCTTCGCAGAGCCTCGTCGCTGCCGCTTCCCGACATGCTGAGGCTCATCGAGCTCGAACTGCGTCTGGACATCGAGCTCGCTGCGAACGAGACGAGGGGGCCGGCTCGTATCGCCGCCACCCAGCTGCGTGCGTTCACCGACGAGGTCAGGTCGTTCCTCGCCGCCGACGAGCGCGGGACGATCTCGAGCCTCCTCGCCTGGCTCGAGAAGGCCGAGAGCACGGATGAACTGGTGCCGCGCCCGGAGCCGCCGGAGCCGGGAGTGGTTCAGCTTCTGACCGTCCACGGTTCCAAAGGCCTGGAATGGGATGCGGTCGCCGTGGTGCGCATGGTCGAGGGGGAACTGCCGTCGCGACCGACGGACACCTCGGGGTGGTTCGGCTTCGGGGTGCTGCCCTTCGCGTTGCGCGGCGACAGCGCGGCGCTGCCGACGTTCAGTTGGATCGCCCCCTCTGACGAGGAGCTCGATCCGGCCAAGCGGCTGAAGGCCGGGATCGCATCTCTGACGAGCAAGAGCAAGACGGCGCCGGGCGCGATCACCGTCTTCAAGGACTCCTATCGCGAGTATCAGCAAGAGGAGGAGCGCCGACTGGCCTACGTCGCCGTCACCAGGGCGCGCAGCCACCTGCTCCTGACCGGAGCGCACTGGGCGGGGCAGAAGCAGCCGAAGGCGCCGAGCCCGTACCTGATCGAGGCCATGGAGGTGCTCGGTCGCAGGCCGATCGAGCCCGTGGATCCTGACGAGAACCCCTATGAAGGTCCGGGCGCCACGCTCACCTGGCCGCTCGACCCACTCGGTGCTCGGCGAGGCATCGTCGAGTCCGCGGCCGCAGCTGTGCGCGCTGCCGCCGAGGGCGACCCTGTGGCCTCCCCGGAGCTGGTCCGTCTGCTCGCCGAGCGTGCCGCTCGACTGCACGGCGTCGATGCGCCACCCCCGACTCGCGTGCCCGCTTCCCGCTTCAAGGACTACGTCACCGACTTCGCCGGCACGGTGTCTTCCCTCGTCCGCCCGATGCCCGAGCGACCCTATCGGCAGACTCGCCTGGGCACGCTGTTCCATGCCTGGGTCGAGCGGCGCAGCGAACTGGTCGGCGTGGGCCAGCGCGTCGACGAGGCACTCTGGGAGGTAGACGAAGACGACCTCTCCTTCGGCGAGAGCGCAGGCGGAGCGGAGGTGTCGTCAGCCGACGCCGCAGACCTCTCGACTCTGCAGGAGATCTTCGAGGCCAGCGAGTGGGGATCCCTCAAGCCCATCGCGGTCGAGATCGAGATCGACTTCGCGCTGGGTGGCGGCGCGCTGCCGGGCGATGAGGGCCATATCGTCATCTGCAAGCTCGATGCGGTCTACCGACGCGAGGACCGGGGCGGGCGCATCGAGATCGTGGACTGGAAGACGGGCAAGGCCCCGCGCACACCCCAGGAGCGGGAAGAGCGGATGCTGCAGCTCGCGCTGTATCGCCTCGCCTACCATCGCCGATTCGGCGTGCCGCTCGACGAGATCGATGTCGCGCTCTACTACGTCGCAGACGACCTCGTCATCCGCGGTGACCGGGTCTACTCCGAGCCGGAGCTCTTCCAGCGCTGGAGCGCTGCTCGGGCGGCCCGCTGA
- a CDS encoding DUF3107 domain-containing protein, whose translation MEIRIGIINTGRELSFETASSADEVRAQVSSALEQNTSHLSFADVKGNSYLVPTANLAYIELGTEESRRVGFFA comes from the coding sequence GTGGAAATCCGCATCGGCATCATCAACACCGGCCGCGAGCTCAGCTTCGAGACCGCTTCGAGCGCGGACGAGGTTCGCGCACAGGTCTCCTCGGCTCTCGAGCAGAACACCTCTCACCTGAGCTTCGCCGATGTGAAGGGCAACTCCTACCTGGTTCCGACCGCGAACCTCGCGTACATCGAGCTCGGCACCGAGGAGTCTCGTCGCGTCGGCTTCTTCGCCTGA
- a CDS encoding ferritin-like fold-containing protein, which yields MVNWFWKRRTPRRTLTLRSRGDQGAATRVDFAELAPELPRFLGQAAYLQLGYFETLTRLIRATPELSEKESLSRAAGAALTKHRAIVDLIAERGDDPTQLMLPFRENLDAFRRKTIGARPRETLLAVYITAGMLDDFYFALASSYGETGERVAAILGEDDARHEIVAIIQETIDGDGEWRSLLSMWARRLVGDTILVCRSALRQPELAAMSEDRVELVYTELMGAHARRMDAMGLAS from the coding sequence GTGGTGAACTGGTTCTGGAAGCGAAGGACGCCCCGGCGCACACTGACGTTGCGCAGTCGAGGGGATCAAGGCGCGGCGACGCGCGTCGACTTCGCCGAACTCGCGCCGGAGCTGCCACGATTCCTCGGACAGGCCGCGTACCTGCAGCTGGGCTACTTCGAGACGCTCACCCGACTGATCAGGGCGACGCCCGAGCTCTCCGAGAAGGAATCCCTGTCTCGCGCGGCCGGCGCCGCTCTCACGAAGCATCGGGCCATCGTCGACCTGATCGCCGAGCGCGGTGACGATCCGACGCAGCTCATGCTCCCGTTCCGCGAGAATCTCGATGCATTCCGTCGCAAGACGATCGGGGCGCGTCCACGTGAGACGCTGCTGGCCGTCTACATCACCGCAGGGATGCTCGACGACTTCTACTTCGCGCTCGCCTCGAGCTACGGAGAGACCGGCGAGCGGGTGGCGGCCATCCTGGGCGAGGACGACGCCCGTCACGAGATCGTCGCGATCATCCAGGAGACCATCGACGGCGACGGGGAGTGGCGATCGCTCCTGTCGATGTGGGCGCGCCGCCTGGTCGGCGACACGATCCTGGTGTGCCGTTCAGCCCTGCGTCAGCCCGAACTCGCGGCCATGAGCGAAGACCGCGTCGAGCTGGTCTACACCGAGCTGATGGGCGCGCACGCGCGTCGCATGGACGCGATGGGGCTGGCCTCCTAG
- a CDS encoding DEAD/DEAH box helicase, translating into MTTFADLGIDQDIIDALAAKGIVDAFPIQEQTIPLGLPGQDIIGQAKTGTGKTFGFGIPVVQRLGLNPEHGVKALIVVPTRELAVQVYEDIDLLTSNRSTSVVAIYGGKAYEGQIDQLKAGAQIVVGTPGRLIDLAGQRLLDLSNATEVVLDEADKMLDLGFLADIEKIFQKVPAVRHTQLFSATMPGPIVALARRFMSNPIHIRASDPDEGLTQANIKHLVYRAHSLDKDEIIARILQAEGRGKTVIFTRTKRAAQRLVDELSDRGFNVGGVHGDMGQDQRERSMAAFKAGKRDVLVATDVAARGIDVDDVTHVINHTIPDEDKTYLHRVGRTGRAGKTGIAVTFVDWEDLHKWALINRALEFGQPEPTETYSSSPHLFEDLDIPAGTKGRLVSAPKTQSVKTERAPRPERAADVAAEGTDEGGTRRRRRRRGGSTPVGSTFAEGASEAPADDSQSTTSADRSAEGAGTHDGAGKEHHDGKPAPARRRRRRRGGSGGAGAAPVSGA; encoded by the coding sequence TTGACAACCTTCGCTGATCTCGGAATCGATCAGGACATCATCGACGCACTCGCCGCCAAGGGCATCGTCGACGCCTTCCCCATTCAGGAGCAGACCATCCCCCTCGGCCTCCCCGGCCAGGACATCATCGGCCAGGCCAAGACCGGCACCGGCAAGACCTTCGGATTCGGCATCCCTGTCGTGCAGCGACTGGGGCTCAACCCCGAGCACGGCGTCAAGGCGCTCATCGTCGTTCCCACCCGCGAGCTCGCGGTGCAGGTGTACGAAGACATCGACCTGCTCACGAGCAACCGCTCGACCAGCGTCGTCGCGATCTACGGCGGCAAGGCCTACGAGGGTCAGATCGACCAGCTCAAGGCCGGCGCGCAGATCGTCGTCGGCACGCCGGGTCGTCTGATCGACCTCGCCGGCCAGCGCCTTCTCGATCTGTCGAACGCGACCGAGGTCGTGCTCGATGAGGCCGACAAGATGCTCGACCTCGGCTTCCTCGCCGACATCGAGAAGATCTTCCAGAAGGTCCCCGCGGTGCGGCACACGCAGCTGTTCTCGGCGACCATGCCCGGCCCGATCGTCGCGCTCGCTCGTCGGTTCATGTCGAACCCGATCCACATCCGTGCCAGCGACCCCGACGAGGGCCTCACCCAGGCGAACATCAAGCACCTCGTCTACCGGGCTCACTCGCTCGACAAGGACGAGATCATCGCGCGCATCCTGCAGGCCGAGGGCCGCGGCAAGACCGTCATCTTCACGCGCACCAAGCGTGCCGCGCAGCGTCTGGTCGACGAGCTCTCCGACCGCGGATTCAACGTCGGCGGCGTGCACGGCGACATGGGCCAGGATCAGCGCGAGCGCTCGATGGCGGCCTTCAAGGCCGGCAAGCGTGATGTGCTGGTCGCGACCGACGTCGCCGCCCGCGGCATCGACGTCGATGACGTCACCCACGTGATCAACCACACGATCCCCGACGAGGACAAGACGTACCTGCACCGCGTCGGCCGCACCGGTCGGGCGGGCAAGACCGGTATCGCCGTGACGTTCGTCGACTGGGAGGACCTGCACAAGTGGGCGCTGATCAACCGCGCCCTCGAGTTCGGCCAGCCCGAACCCACCGAGACGTACTCGTCCAGCCCGCACCTGTTCGAAGACCTCGACATCCCCGCCGGCACGAAGGGCCGTCTGGTCTCTGCGCCGAAGACGCAGTCGGTGAAGACCGAACGGGCTCCGCGCCCCGAGCGTGCGGCAGACGTGGCTGCAGAGGGCACCGACGAGGGCGGCACCCGTCGCCGTCGGCGTCGTCGGGGCGGTTCGACCCCGGTGGGTTCCACGTTCGCAGAAGGCGCCTCCGAGGCGCCCGCCGACGACTCGCAGTCCACGACGTCAGCCGACCGCAGTGCCGAAGGCGCCGGCACCCACGACGGCGCAGGCAAGGAGCACCACGACGGCAAGCCGGCTCCTGCGCGCCGTCGCCGTCGTCGTCGCGGCGGTTCGGGCGGAGCGGGAGCGGCTCCGGTCTCCGGCGCCTGA
- a CDS encoding ATP-dependent helicase: MTEDAAQNAVIGAEVSASGVIIGAPGTGKTRTLTERVVHLLDTVGMRPEQLLVLTPSRQAATALRDRIGVRIGQATPGPLARSLGSFAFQVVRGAMVRAGAEPPALLTGADQDRLIAELLAGDAEDERIVWPQALSPAVRASKGFRSELRAFLAECVELGAQPVELRAADDAAWSAVADFLVEYRAVLDLARASHRDAADLLAEARTILQTAESTVLGPLADLRVVLIDDAQELTRGGIAMVEALRARGTAVLAFGDPDISSGAFRGASPELFAQLAAALGEVHVLDRPHRQAPALTALTRTVTQAIGASGRIDHRRAPQPLDAQESGAPTDVSTFIAPSPHEELDRIAGVMREWHLTDGVPWDRIAVIAHDTRQVTHLESELAAREIPTRAAGVQRPLGSEPIVRDIVGIVRLALTAPDDRTSQDWEEALRTPFGGMDAIGLRRLRARLRHIELDLGGSTPARELLRQALAAPDHFTLIDAQESRLAARFASTIAEVASAAADGETIHDLLWRVWDQSRAVDGRKLQVAWREMSLQPSGAETARALDALVSLFGAAKRFVERTPNEKPEVFVRDILDSEVPEDSLSSPDRPGRVTLLTPATALGTEFDAVVVAGVQDGIWPNVRLRGGMLQTWRLADALLAARTGTVEHPPETLDRRRAALHDELRLFVRAISRSRRRLLVTAVDDDDLMPSPFFGFLPPPDPPELHASAEHPLTLRGLVARHRRVLTTSTSPAAREHASAQLAVLAREGVPGADPSEWYGVAPPTTDAPLHDLAVDAARVSPSRMESFEECELNWAVSALGGDTVMPPSAGIGTIIHEAMEQVPDGELDRLRDVLAEHWPELDFETAWIGRKERRRADLYIDRLHSYLSDVAEEGGRVIAGEVEFRFAVEVPEEIGVPPAVRPVSTEPDDPHPHHAIVHGFIDRVEAYTAGGGEHAKARGQRWTRMADAQGGERVVVVDLKTGKYEPESEQKVADHAQLAAYQVAVQEGLIEGADPAALAGARLVLVAKTLAGSDFRVAHQHTLAGEERVQFLGRIAEAARGMSASSFTAHVEAHCADTQWRVQPCRIHTVAAVSA, from the coding sequence ATGACAGAGGACGCCGCGCAGAACGCCGTGATCGGCGCAGAGGTGTCGGCATCCGGTGTCATCATCGGGGCGCCCGGAACGGGCAAGACCCGCACCCTCACCGAGCGTGTGGTGCATCTGCTCGACACCGTCGGGATGCGCCCCGAGCAGCTCCTCGTCCTCACGCCGAGCAGGCAGGCGGCCACCGCGTTGCGCGACCGCATCGGAGTCAGAATCGGTCAGGCCACCCCCGGCCCGCTGGCCAGGTCGCTCGGATCGTTCGCCTTCCAGGTCGTGCGCGGAGCGATGGTGCGCGCAGGAGCAGAGCCGCCGGCCCTGCTGACAGGGGCGGACCAGGACCGTCTGATCGCCGAGCTGCTCGCGGGCGATGCGGAAGACGAGCGCATCGTATGGCCGCAGGCGCTGAGCCCCGCGGTTCGCGCATCGAAGGGCTTCCGTTCCGAGCTTCGTGCGTTCCTCGCCGAGTGCGTCGAGCTCGGCGCGCAGCCCGTGGAGCTGCGCGCGGCCGACGATGCGGCCTGGTCGGCCGTCGCCGACTTCCTCGTCGAGTACCGCGCGGTGCTCGATCTGGCGCGGGCATCCCACCGTGACGCCGCAGATCTGCTCGCCGAGGCGCGCACGATCCTGCAGACGGCCGAGTCGACTGTCCTGGGGCCCCTCGCGGATCTCAGGGTGGTGCTGATCGACGACGCGCAGGAGCTGACACGTGGCGGGATCGCGATGGTCGAGGCGCTGCGCGCGCGAGGCACGGCAGTGCTCGCGTTCGGCGACCCTGACATCTCCTCCGGAGCCTTCCGCGGTGCGAGCCCGGAGCTGTTCGCTCAGCTCGCCGCCGCGCTCGGCGAGGTGCACGTCCTCGACAGGCCCCATCGGCAGGCGCCCGCTCTCACCGCGCTCACCCGCACCGTCACTCAGGCGATCGGGGCGTCGGGCCGCATCGACCACCGACGCGCCCCCCAACCGCTCGACGCACAGGAATCAGGCGCCCCCACCGACGTCAGCACCTTCATCGCGCCGTCGCCGCACGAAGAGCTCGACCGCATCGCCGGCGTCATGCGCGAATGGCATCTCACAGACGGTGTTCCGTGGGATCGCATCGCGGTGATCGCGCACGACACCCGGCAGGTGACGCACCTCGAGTCCGAGCTCGCGGCACGCGAGATCCCGACGAGAGCCGCGGGTGTGCAGCGGCCCCTCGGCTCCGAGCCGATCGTGCGCGACATCGTCGGCATCGTGCGCCTGGCCCTCACCGCACCTGACGACCGGACCTCCCAGGACTGGGAGGAGGCGCTCCGCACTCCTTTCGGCGGCATGGATGCGATCGGTCTCCGGCGTCTGCGGGCACGTCTGCGTCATATCGAGCTCGACCTCGGCGGGTCCACGCCGGCTCGGGAGCTGCTGCGCCAGGCGCTGGCCGCGCCCGACCACTTCACTCTCATCGATGCGCAGGAATCCCGCCTGGCCGCGCGCTTCGCCTCGACCATCGCCGAGGTGGCCTCCGCGGCGGCTGACGGCGAGACGATCCACGATCTTCTGTGGCGGGTCTGGGATCAGTCCAGGGCAGTCGACGGGCGCAAGCTCCAGGTCGCGTGGCGCGAGATGTCGCTGCAGCCCAGCGGTGCGGAGACCGCGAGAGCCCTCGACGCCCTCGTCTCCCTGTTCGGTGCGGCGAAGCGGTTCGTCGAACGCACCCCGAATGAGAAGCCCGAGGTGTTCGTGCGCGACATCCTCGACAGTGAGGTGCCCGAAGACTCCCTGTCGAGTCCCGATCGGCCGGGACGGGTGACCCTGCTCACACCTGCGACAGCGCTCGGCACCGAGTTCGACGCCGTCGTGGTGGCCGGAGTGCAGGACGGCATCTGGCCGAACGTGCGTCTGCGCGGCGGGATGCTGCAGACCTGGCGCCTCGCCGATGCGCTGCTCGCCGCCCGCACCGGAACCGTCGAGCACCCGCCCGAGACCCTCGACCGGCGCCGCGCGGCACTCCACGACGAACTGCGGCTCTTCGTGCGCGCGATCTCTCGCTCGCGCCGCCGGCTCCTGGTCACCGCGGTCGACGACGACGACCTGATGCCCAGCCCGTTCTTCGGTTTCCTCCCGCCGCCCGATCCGCCCGAGCTGCATGCATCGGCGGAGCATCCGCTCACGTTGCGCGGGCTCGTCGCCCGTCATCGCCGGGTGCTGACGACCTCGACCTCCCCGGCCGCGCGAGAGCACGCGTCCGCGCAGCTGGCGGTGCTCGCGAGAGAGGGCGTGCCGGGCGCGGACCCGTCCGAGTGGTACGGCGTGGCTCCGCCGACGACCGACGCCCCACTGCACGACCTCGCGGTCGATGCCGCTCGGGTGTCGCCGTCACGCATGGAATCGTTCGAGGAATGCGAGCTGAACTGGGCGGTCTCCGCGCTCGGCGGCGACACCGTGATGCCGCCGTCGGCGGGTATCGGCACCATCATCCATGAAGCGATGGAGCAGGTGCCCGACGGGGAACTGGATCGCCTTCGCGACGTTCTGGCCGAGCACTGGCCCGAGCTCGACTTCGAGACGGCCTGGATCGGCAGGAAAGAGCGTCGTCGAGCCGACCTGTACATCGATCGACTGCACAGCTATCTCTCGGACGTGGCAGAGGAAGGCGGTCGCGTGATCGCCGGGGAGGTCGAGTTCCGATTCGCGGTCGAGGTTCCGGAGGAGATCGGCGTCCCGCCTGCTGTCCGCCCGGTGAGCACCGAACCGGACGACCCCCACCCGCACCACGCGATCGTCCACGGTTTCATCGACAGGGTCGAGGCGTACACCGCCGGGGGCGGGGAGCATGCGAAGGCCCGAGGGCAGAGATGGACGCGTATGGCCGATGCGCAGGGAGGAGAACGCGTCGTGGTGGTCGATCTGAAGACCGGCAAGTACGAGCCGGAGAGCGAGCAGAAGGTCGCAGACCACGCGCAGCTCGCCGCATACCAGGTGGCTGTGCAAGAGGGGCTCATCGAGGGAGCGGATCCGGCGGCGCTGGCCGGAGCGCGGCTCGTGCTGGTCGCCAAGACCCTTGCCGGGAGCGATTTCCGCGTCGCACACCAGCACACCCTCGCCGGCGAAGAGCGGGTGCAGTTCCTCGGACGCATCGCCGAGGCCGCGCGAGGCATGTCGGCGTCCAGCTTCACCGCGCACGTCGAGGCGCACTGCGCAGACACCCAATGGCGGGTCCAGCCGTGCCGCATCCACACCGTCGCCGCGGTGAGCGCGTGA